The stretch of DNA GTTTGTATTGGTTTACATAATGTATCTCCTCAATATCTCTTCCAGGTGGTAGCTGGATGGAATTACATAATTAAATATGAAATCGAAGAGACTAATTGCTCCAAAGAACAATTTCAAGATTTAACTCCGGAGTGCAAACCCACTTCTAGAGGTGTAAGTCATCTTCAAAATCTGTTTATCAAGAAAATATCATATTAACAAATAATCATTGAGATCTGactcaagaaaatatttatagtcTTGCTTCACTTTGTGAATGAAGCTTAAATCCAGGCTTATAAAGAACTGTCTATTTACGCAATTAGAACATCTATGTCTTCTACTGAATCAGTGACTAAGGAAGATGACCACTGAAATGTTTACCAATTACTCTGTAGAATCTAACTGGTCTCACCCAAATAACAAATCCCTTGGGAAGTTCCTATCCAGATATTCAAGGAGTTACTCAGGTACAACCCAAAAAGTGATTAAAATTAACACTGTTTTTCCAGCTTAAGTcatattttctaagaaaattaaGTAGCTGAATTATTACTTAACCTCTACCACAGTCCAAataagagattttaaaaagaaatttattaaCACACATACTTTAGCTAAACAGCATTACAAAAACCAGGTACATCCTCAGCTTCTCTGACCTGGAACAGAATTAACTGTACCAAAAAGAGGGTTGCTGGGTTGCTCTCTCAACCAGCCTCCTGAACCAGTTCACCAGGGGGTCAGACAAATGTTTCTGCATATGCAATATAGAAGGCAGGGATGCAGAGTCATAATGAATAGTGGTGGTAAGTGTCAGGGGAGGAAACACAGGAGTCCTGACTCACATCTGTTTCAGCTGTTGCGGAAGCACACTGTTGAGTGTTACATTCAAGAGCCTCTCCTGTTCAAAAATTACTCCTTGGATGTCTCAAGAatgtttcagaatattttcGAAGCATTGATCAAAAAAGGAATGAATGACAATGTGGTAAATAATAGAAGAATGAGAATCTGGCTAGCTGAAGCAAATCTCTCCATTACTCATGCTTGCCCTTAAACAAGTTGCTTAATATGCTTGTGTCTTGAGTTTCCCAACCTGTCACCTAGAGGTAATGACTTCTGTCCACCTCATGTGATGCAGGAGTGTTACCCCATTCACATACTGCTTTGATCACACAGGGTTTGTGGGATTAGCTCTTACTTATTTCCTGATCTGTTAAGCAGCCTTGCTAATAGATCACCAACAGATATGATTAGAATATGATATTTCCATACCTTGGAATGGCCAAATTCCATGGAAGTTGTTTCATTCCTTTATTTAGCTCTGTACTATTCATTTTGAAATAGGTGGGCCAGAATTGCACCCTGTAGTCAACATGCATGGGAACCACAGAGCTATAGTGCAGCATGATGCCTTATCTTTAAACTGGATAATAAGCCTTGGCattagtttttaattattttttctgaaccACTACTACGCAGACTTTTTTACAGATTACATTTTCTAGTATCATAGCCCTAAGATCCTGATCCTGATTTGTAATAGTCTTCCTTCTTATTCTACAGTTGATtagtttatttcagtttttgatAAGGGACTTTACTGAAACCTTTTCGAAAATCTATGTATACTTTATCATCAGGTCTCTCTACCCACTTTTGTTTATGCTTTTGAAGATTTTTGACAaatctgcaaaatgcagctttgGTTTACAACAAACCCCCCGGTCTCTCCTTGATGCATTTATGCCCCCTAGTTCTTTATTTATTACCATTTCTAATCACTAGAATGCTACAGACATCAGTTTTATGGGTCTATAAccgttttaaaaaaataacagaaacaacATCTGCTTTCTTCCAGCACTAAGATATCAAGGCAATTTTAAGGAAGTAATCTACCACAGTTCCTTTAGAACACCTGAGTAAATACTAGCAACTTAGTAATGTTTGATTTGTTAATTGCCTAATCTTCTTTTTGGTCTTTACAGTTTGAGACAGAAATTCCAGTGAGTTCTCCATAAAACAGATTTCTAGCTTGTAAACCTCCCCATTTCCTTCTGTAATGAACAAGTAAACTAGTTCATTTAGCTTCtcttttatggttttatttcctctgagCAGTCCTTTTGAACCCTGATCATTTATTGGCTCTGCAGACTGTCAGTCTTCTTCCTCCTAATATactgaaggaaggaaggaatccTTAGTAGTATTCTTGACTTATTCTGTTATCAGGAAGGTATGAGGATGTgagtttgttcatttttctaaataacaaggagctgttttgcatttttactcCAGCGTGTAGGTAAATGTGATGCCAAAGCATATGAAAATCTTCATGCGGAGATCGTAGATATTGCAAACCAATGCACATTTCCAGGTATGGCACAATCAACTGTAGGCACTATCAATTTTAAGATTTCTGCAttgtcaggtttttttacaattgtaaaaagacaaaataaaaatgcaagagaTGAAAACAGATAATAACTGTCTAATAAAGAGAATGTAATCCTTCTGGGACCAAAAAAGCACTGCTTCTCAATGGAATATtaccacagatttttttcacttcctACAAGTATTTCATATGTAGTTGGAAGTTACATTTTATCATTTGTATCCTGCCCTATTTCTGACATGGAAATTAACAGATACAAACTGAAACAGTATAACTGTCCTACAAAAATTAATTCGTTTTCCACCACAATTACAAGCAAGCTAATATCACGTTATTTAAATAAGTTACAGCTTCTAACTTTCCAAAGAGCTCCAGTGTATTCTTTTGAAAGGCAAAGGAGCCAAGGACTTCAGATTTTGTCCAAAATCAGTAATTAGTCTATTGATCCTATCATCATTTCATATTGCATGGCTATACTTAGATTTAGTATGTTACAGGCTTATCCCCACCCAGCCCGCCCCCTGCTCCGAGTATAAATAAATCACTTAGAATTTACAAGTTCATTACAGTCAAACGGCCAAATGGTTTTCTTACTGTCACTTTTTCTTCCAGACATCTATTTAGACACAGATTACAGCAGCTTCAGAGCTCTAGAAAAGGGAGTATAGTAATACTCCATGTAGCAAGTGCTGCATTCTCACACATTCagacttgtttttcttcaaggAATGATAATGATATTCTTCCACACACTCATTCTTTGTTAATAAAGTGCACCTCTTGTTTCACCTGAATCAGGTCTTTCCGTACATGAAGATGTTCCCTCTCTTCATTTGCTAGCTATCCACACTTGGTACACACAATTTTTGTTTCTATGAGAAAACTGTGTGATATTTTGGATGATAAGCATCCAATAAGGCACTAGGTGCCAATGCAGTGCTCTTTTAGATAACCAAGATATGATAACACTGATCATACAGAACTCAGAGACATTTTGGTTTCATTTGACAGACCCAAATTGCAGAAGGCAGGGGTTTATTACTAACTGTCCTCCCAGCCTTTATCTACATTGAATCTTTTGTTCCTTAGATCTGaaatctgtttgtttctttcagttgAAGATACAGTACTTCCTGCCATTTGTGCTCGTTGTCCAAAGACTATCCCAACAGACACTCCAGAACTGAAGAAACTACTGAAGGTTTCTATGGAGAAGTACAATTCAGAGAGCAATGATGATTTCTACTACAAAAGTGGAGAAATAGAAGCAGCGACAGTTCAGGTTGGGATACACCACAGAGATGAGGAACAGACATGGCAGTGTTATTGGTCTAAGCTGAATGCTAGCTaaagtttgtatttaaaactgaaatagcGGTAACTGAAACATCCATGcaatttttcttgcaaaattgTATTCATCTTGGCTTGCATTcagaagtgatttaaaaatttcccatctcttttttttatttttatttttcttaacactATTTTAAGAGCATGGGAAGAGGGCTGACTTACGGTATCTGATTTCTGTACATCTACCCCactttttaacagcttttgtAACATATCACAgacttttaaagaagaaaagatttattaGACAAAACTACCTACTTGATCCACCACACCAATACTCTGTATGTTATTTTAGGCACTGTTCACCCTACAGTAGCTGTAGGCTCCAAGAAATCAGGCTTCCCAATTTCccttaaaaatctgttaatttATATACTGATTCTGCTACTAGTAATACTCCAGCTAGATTCAGAAGAGAACATCTGTGCATCACTTAAAATACACAGATAAATACAGCTAGAGAAAGAAGAACAAGGAATCAAGAGGATAATATTGGTCAGCATTTACATTTGCCTTGTTTACTGTCCCAACATATCAAAACAGAGATTTAGGGCAGAATTGAAATTAAGACAGCAGAGTATTCAGAAAACGCTTCGTCAATGACAACTCCTGAGCATGAGGGATACCATTGGAGAAGGCACTGAAAGCACACCAGAGTATTTTCTGAATAGCTCATGTTCTTTTGCTCGTAATACCTGTgcgttttcttttttaaacctgttttcttctttctcacttTTCATATCATGATTGGTATTAACatgcacacatttttaaaacagaattaagaGAGACAGAATTCCATGCTTTGCCTGCTGTCTCTGAAGCAAGATACATTATTTTGCGTTCTGTAAAAAATACTAAGAGAAATACCAGGCACATTCTTGAACCCATGCAGTTTCCCTCCTTAATGCATTCgggaaataaattcattttcaaCTGAGCCTGTTTATTACACTTCATTTTACTCACATTCCACTCTTCTTACATCATATCTGGCTCTCTGTAATGGTATCTCTAATGATTTGTTATTCATGAAATTACTACAGGCATCCaataaaacaaagccaaaaccGTGGGCCTGATATTATTCTgacctttctgcttccttcaatttcagtgctgcattttctgaaatgggAACTGAAGTGAATTGATTAGAAGCAGACAGGTTTGCtgccaaatattttaatattgttctTAACATATTTGTCCCAGTGGTCAGGACTTGTAAAATATAAGTAGTATATATCTTTCACATCTTTCCTGTGAACCTTTTTTACCACAGAAAGCCTTCTTGCTAATTTTTCAGGTGGTTGCAGGACAAAACTACCATTTAATATTTGCAATCTGGAAGACAAACTGCTCAAAGAAAGATTTTGACAAACTTAATGAAGACTGTGAAGCCGCATCAGACAGTGTAAGTAATGATGATATTCCTAACTGTAATGCTCCTAATGGACAAATTCATTTGCCCCAGAAATTGTAAACACAAGTAAAATCACATCCTGAGTTCAGTTAGCTCTTCCAGTGCTTGTTTCAATAAGGACACTGTTCTGTTTGTAATCCAAGCTAGTGAAAATGTTAGTAAAACCTGAAGCTTAAACTGAGTCACTCTGACTGCAGGATCAGTGCTCACTGCAAAATGAGAGGAGTTTTCTTCTGATAATAATGAATCAAAGAAAAGAGGGGAGGAAGCTGGTGCAAAATTAAATAGCTGCAATACTCCTGATTCTGTGGACCTGCAGCTAAGGAAAACATGAGATTGGAAATTTACTGGTGTGCAAAAGGATGATGTTTCCGGAGTGCATGCTGCTGATACTGGGAAAATGTGTTCCAGACACTGGGAAGTAATGCTGCTAGGGCCAGAAACCATTGGCAAGGGAGTTGGTTGGGAAAGGGAGGCtttatttctcctctcttttttcccacCATATGAACAGTCCTTACCTgtgagattttaaaatctgttagTGCAGGAGGCACTaaatagaaaagaacaaaaaaagcctttctctcTATCTCAATTTCCCAATTTTAATAGGAGAAATACCATCAACAAACAGTGTTTCTTAGGAATACCGTGAAGATTCAACAGTTAGTGCTCCAAAAGTGCTGGAGATGATAAATCCAAGTTTTCAAGATCCAATCTCTAATCCAGAGTTGAATTCAAGGGCTCACACAAGCACGCTATAACCTCAAAAAGCTAAGCAGTCATATGTCCAAAAACAGAAGTCTCCATCACTAAGATGGATTAAATATTGGGGCAAAGTTGAGGTAAAGTTCCAAGTATATTTGTACTTAAATGTATTATCTAAAAATCATAGGATTTTTCACACAcagctctcttcctttctgtctgaTCTTTTGTTGCCTTAAcacattgattatttttttttgtcaacagGCACCACTGGCATGTGAAGCAAACATTTATGTGACCACATGGGAGAATAAAACCTTTCCCCAAGTTAACTGCTCTAGAGGACGGTCAACGGTATGATCCCTCTTTGTTATACACATCATCACAAGCAGAGCACAGAACAAAGGCAGTCATTAAATTCTTTATCCATTCCAGATTATCCCGTATTTTGTaccaaaaataaaggaaaacatagTTATTTTAACAATCTCAGGAATGCCACACTCGCTCACTCTCTAACCTCAGCAACTTGATGCATCGAAGGCAGTTTCCCCACAAGGTGAAGGACTAGGCAACACAGTGATTATAGAAACAAAGGCAACAGGACAAACAACATTCTGTCTGTTGACTACTCCTTTGCATTGTCAGTTAAGCTCTGAAGTATCAAGCCTCATCAGCTCCTTTGAATTACTATTCATACTAGGTTTAAAAACTGAGATGAAAATGTATTTGGCAATGCAATAATTATACCCTACAGAtttcaaaagcatctgcaaATCTCTTCTCGTTTCCTTCCTGTCCAGCTCCACAACTAATTAGCCCTGCACGTGGGTCAGTTTGAAAATTTCAGAATGGACTATAAATCTTTTTTAGTTCTAATGGTTGCcagtttttaaatacatgcagGGGCTCCCATGCTCCCCAATGAAGAAGAGAAGATATGCTGAGTAAAGTGAGATTAATTTGCATTCATAATCAATAACTTCACTGTGCTCAGCACCTTCATAACTACCTATTCATTCATTGTGTATCAACTAATAAACGTCTCCTCTTTGTTTTCACTACAGTATTGTATCCACATCAACTTTCAAACTTAGCTCCGTCCCAAACAACTCTGATCTGCAGCTAGATAATGATCAGACACTTTGGCGGACAGAAATGAAACCCGTGTTGGATAGTGACTGTACACCATGCATTCagtctttgttttccagttgaACAGTGATGAGGAAACAGAGATTACTTGATAACAACtgaatgtttcattattatCAGTTTTAGCCTATACGTGTTATTTCTAAGCAGTGTTATGAAATACAAATGTCAAATCtagaaacaaaaaattgaaTAGTTTCATTTCATATAACAAAACAACCCAGATCTTCTGTATATTCGTTTTGAGACTACTCAGAGATGCTCACCTTTAGCATAAATTGGTTTTACACTTCAGAGTGTTATACTCTATCAAGCACAGGGACATTTAGTTCTAGAAATCAACTGTATTGTTCATACATTAAAACCAGTACATGTTTTTCTCTATATAGTATCATACCCATGTTAAACTAGCAAAATTTCAGTGATATATAAATCATTTTAACATATAACTGCCAAAACTTGATTTATTTGGGAGGATGTTTATGTTTTCATGATTAACACAAATAGAAAAGATAATTATTtagtttactttaaaaatctgataTCATATTTTTGCCAAATGACTCGTGTACTGCAATGAGCCAACTTCTGCATTTCCCAAATCTGAAGCTATTGTTCTTGTTCATGTAACAAATATGGCTGTTATTGCAATGTTTTTTAGACTGTATTAGTAAGGCGGCCTCCTGGATTCACACCTTTCCGAAGCTTTCCTGTGCTACAACAGCCCACTGAAAATTCAAGCTctgataaaaatgaagaaaggcaaagacctggcaaagaaatgagaaaagatggTGGAGAGGAACCAGAAGGTGAAGGTGAACCTGAGCATAAACATAGGCATAAACACAGGCATGGATATAAAAAGGATGGCTGACAAAAGGCATAGGCACAAAATTGGTCGTAGCCACAGAACTGGCCATGGATGTGGGCAcaaaaaacacagtaaaaatggTAAACGTAAACATCCAAACTCCAAATCCTCTGAGGAGTCCAATGAAAGGGTTTTTAATCAAAACTAAAGCCTCCTATTATTCAGTGCTGAAACATCAAAGCTAGTTAATCCAGGGGTTGCTAGAAAGGAAACCAGTACACTAGCAGAACCACTAATTCTTTCtcatacttttttatttaatgggTTGCCAGATCGTCCAGAATCTCATGTCCGCAGATGTCCTGGAAAGCCATGGAAACAAATTACGGACCTTCCAGCTCCTAGCTTTCCCAGAGAATTCACAAATGAGGATCTCTTGCCTTCCACAGTAGAAAACATCAATCCAGCAACACAAAACTCAACtcctgaaaatgagaaactCTTTGATCTCTCAGATGCTTTAGTATAATTCAAACATTGTAGGAtccttttcagaaattatacatagaaaaataagaaaaatactgccttttgaAATGTATAAAATGTTAAGAGATAAAAGCTTCTATTCTGTTAGCTAAGATACTCAAGTAGGTCACCAGTATTTCTGGGGACCTAAGACCATGCAGCAATATTCTGTATTTGCATATATTTGCAAAGATGTATATCAGGCAATGGCACCAATGATTCAGAACCAGTCTAGCAAAGGGACCAGGCAAGTCAACAGCCTTCTGCTGCAGAAGTTAAAATTCTATCTCATCTGCCTCAAGTTACTATAAGCACAAAGTGAATCACTGCATCAAATCTCACTGTATTAAGTTTAGAACAATGACACAGAGAATTTCGCAGATTACATGAAAAATCTCAATCAAATATGGGTAAGACAAAAGACAGCCAATATAGAGCAAAGATGCCTTTCTTAGATATCTGAAATAATACTTCTCTAATTTACTGGAGTGAatcttttaaagaacaaaataaaacaaaggaacCTGTTTTACCTTTCAATTTCTTTACACAAATTAGTTATTACCACCAGTCTATCACTAGCAGGTTGTTCTGTTGAATCAGAGAATGGGGACAGCTGAGAGAATCCTAAACGAAGCAGCTTTATTATTCCCTATGTGTATTATGTTAACTACACAGTAGAGGCACTAAGGTTGACAGGTTTTCATGTGGCAGAGGTACACATATATTACAGATCAGATGACAAAATCTGATGACAAACATGTGAATTACCTAAAAATTGCCTGCCTTTTTCCATTATTAGGTTGTGCATAATTTAGAGACTGGACTGAATTTTCTATTCTGGATATCTTCTAACAGTTGAGTTTTTGGTAGGATACATCAGCTAAAGAGCACCAAATAtttttggcaaaataaaatatgttttccctCTGTATGGATCAATGTATGCAATGTATACAATCAGAAggctttatttcctttctttctgaaaaacaaagttaCCAATGTTTTAGAAGTCATACAACCTAGCTTGAACCCCATTTTAAggtaagatataaaaataatagcaCATGGAACTATCACAAATCAAATCGtgccttttttcatttcattcttttccttgcaggataaaacacaaaatctatcttttctttttagcacATGACAAGTACTAAACTTAGAAGCTAGGCAAAGAAAAGCCTTGAGAGTTCCCTTTActtgtttgcttcttttcttttttctgaatattgaCTGGTATGATTTTGGTTATAACTGGGAACTCTTTGTGTATGCTGTATTATTAAAAGAGGTACACACTCAAAacagttttttatttaaattactgtaGCAAGTAATTAATGcaaaattacaataaaagaaacaaagatgcaGAGATGAGAAAAGTTTTCTTCCCATCTCCGATCGCCCTCATCTGAATGAAAAAAGAGCCATTCTCGACCTAGTCTCCCTACAGAGCATACATGTATGACCACAAGTAGTGAGACATAGTCTAAGTGGTCAGAACAGGGTAAAAAAAGCCAAGACTCCTAGATTCTTGACTGCCTTGAATTGACCACATTACAGTGATGATGAGAGGTTTCATTAATGTTTGATACAAAGACAACAATTTCAACTACTTCTTTTTATAAggtacaaaaataattactctaaaaaaaattctggaataAAACCCTACATGTTCCagtttaaaaattttgaaacagaatgtTCCGCTATTTTTAGAACGGAACATTCAAATTTCTCATTGACACGTTCCCACAGAAAGCTTTAATTATAACAAAACAGCACTTTCTGATAGAAAAATATGCTGTCAGAAAACTACTGACCAGGCCTGTTTCAGATCTACTGCTGAAGAGCTGTGCAAAACTGCCAGTTTCTCCCAATGCTGAAATCATGCTGATGCGCTCCAGCCTGTGCGTTGCAATGCTTGGTGGGTACTTCTCTCCTTGGCCAGCAGACGGCAGATTTTTTGCCACAGGGGTTTCTGATCTTGGAACCAGAGTTTTGTGATTGCCAGGAAAGGTTTAGTAGGCTTAACGTTCAGCATTTCTTCTGAGTTAGTAATACTGCAGATAAAAACACCACAGCTGTGcaatctgttttaaatattaagcTCTATCACCAGAGCATAAAAAGTTTGCCAGTTACTATAAGAAAGGTGTATAAGTAATACTCTAAGTGCAATTTCATgaacataaaaattaatagcTCATTCTGCACCAGAAAAATTGCATTCTTACTGATACAGATAATCGGAACTAGGAGCCTGGGGTATGAAAATATGTCTGTATTAAACCTCTATTCATGATACTGCTGAGATATAGAGCCACCTGATGGCCATTCTACAGCTGTCTGGATTTAATGCGTTCTCTCTTTTGTTCATTCCACCTGTGATAATGagacaaatatatattttaactgACATATGATAAATTCCTCAGCTTTACTATGGATGTCCTCTTGGTTTCTTGCTATAATTCAGACACGACCTTTTAATCACACTTGGCAATTCCAATCATCCTTTAATGCTGTGTTCACATAGTGTAACTAGCCATGGGAAAGAGATGGTGCAAGCACCTGACAACAGAAAATGGGGAGCATTAATGATGAACACTGGCATTTGATAAGACATAAAAGCCCATTTGTTCCCTTGTTTTCTCAAGTCTTTCAGCCAGCAGGATAATTGCTCCCAATTTAGGAATATCAGCCCTGAGGATAAAATGAGTGTAAGCGGCTACAGAATTAGAAATTACAACACTGCACAGTCAATGTCATATAGACAGAGCTGTACCAAATCCAATGTAGAAATTCCtcaaatattcttaaaaaacCAATAGGAATCAATATTTTCGATTCTGTGACCAGCTACTCATGCACTACTCTGATTCTGCTGTATTTACAAGACTACATTAATATAACTCAGCTTACacagttttaattaaactttGAAGTTGATTTGGCAAAATGTAGTTAATAACACAATGTTTCTACTTCATTCTAAAATAAGAAGGCGACTGCTTTAAGGAGGAAAGCGTGAAGGTTTTCCTAATTGGGTAAGGCATCTTGCTACAATGAACACTAGTATTACTGCTGCTCCTGAACTGGTTTCAAGCTGCTGCTCAGTGAAAACCCAAACATAAACTCCAGAGGAGTAACTTCTATCAGTATGGAGTAACCGGTATTATAAACCTGATAGCTACTATTTTCACTCCTGTCATGAATACTGATAGTACTGAACTGTGGGTTGAAGATCTGGTATTAAACTACTGGTTTCACACAGCAGACACCTTGCTGTATCAGTTCAGCGAGTCACAAAGAATCAGAATTCCCCACAGAATAGAGAGTCATGCCAAAGaagtgtatttgttttaaaactgaagagcCTGAACcgaaaatatattttacaaaaggGCACTGTATGAAATCAGTGGATGGCTCTCCATCTTCCACTGGATATACTTATACAGGAGCCCTAACAGACTTCTTgccttgaaataaaaaaataagggactaaacaaacaaaattgaTTAAGGCAGGGAATGAATGAGGATGTACCTTTTATCCAGGGAGGAcgtatttttaaactgaaatgtaGATTTCTATAAGAAACTCAAACAGTTGGCGTAGACAAGAATGGAAGATTATTGATTTCAAGAGGGGAACATAATGCTCATCAATAGACCCAGGGGAGGTATAGCATCTTTAAAGAAAGACTTTGACCTACATGCCCAAAACACTATAGTTCAGTACCTTGAAAAATCCACCAGACACAggtaaaaaaatttaaacaataaaGGAGTATTGGTTTATTTCTTATTCTAGCCCTTAAGCATGTCAGCAGAAGTTAATTCCTTGCCATTCAatccaatggaaaaaaaaataatgccataAAACATCACAGGGAAGTAAATCTATTATCACTGAATTCTCTCCATTCACATGCCAGCTCTTCTACTAGCTGTATATTAACTAAAAGCACAGTAATGCtcacaaaattaataaaaatcaagGGATATAATGGGACATAGCTCAGCTCCCCAGGAATCAAGTGAGTACTGGCAATATGctcagtacaaaaaaaaaaaaaaaaaccaaaaaaaaccccaaccaacacacaaaccaaacaaaaaaaaagttctagaAGGTATCTAGATTTCAGACTGATTATTTAAGCAGTCTTGTGACTGCTAAACTAAAATCTCTTGTTTGAGTGCAGAGGCCTGATTTAAATTTGTGCTGAGAAGCCTGTGCTCCCATTAACTTTAAATCGCATTGCAGGTACTcagcatttctaaaaatcagGCCTTAAAGCACTCAGCCAAAGCCTATGGTGTAAAAAAATGATAtttggaaaaggctgagatGGACATTGAGCAGCGCAACAACTCCTTGCAAGGCTCCTTGCAAGCAGAGAAAGGTAATTATGTGCAGCATTAATCCTCTAATTAGCTCTTACATTTTGCAATGTTTTGGGAATTGGTGCAGGCCCTGGCATTAACCACAGA from Falco peregrinus isolate bFalPer1 chromosome 12, bFalPer1.pri, whole genome shotgun sequence encodes:
- the KNG1 gene encoding kininogen-1 isoform X2, translating into MKPFIILALCCSFFSSRATPLPFEILDCDDPDVFKAVDTALKKYNGDKASGNQFALYMVMEAKRTAGPDTQFHVKYRIQETTCTIEENKLWQDCDYKALAEATRGECTAQVHVNNDEKTSSVSQDCKIFPATPRITLTDATCLGCFHPVSSDSSEVSEILKQAIWKFNRHSAEPALFKLVEIKEAKRQVVAGWNYIIKYEIEETNCSKEQFQDLTPECKPTSRGRVGKCDAKAYENLHAEIVDIANQCTFPVEDTVLPAICARCPKTIPTDTPELKKLLKVSMEKYNSESNDDFYYKSGEIEAATVQVVAGQNYHLIFAIWKTNCSKKDFDKLNEDCEAASDSAPLACEANIYVTTWENKTFPQVNCSRGRSTTVLVRRPPGFTPFRSFPVLQQPTENSSSDKNEERQRPGKEMRKDGGEEPEDRPESHVRRCPGKPWKQITDLPAPSFPREFTNEDLLPSTVENINPATQNSTPENEKLFDLSDALV
- the KNG1 gene encoding kininogen-1 isoform X1, with protein sequence MKPFIILALCCSFFSSRATPLPFEILDCDDPDVFKAVDTALKKYNGDKASGNQFALYMVMEAKRTAGPDTQFHVKYRIQETTCTIEENKLWQDCDYKALAEATRGECTAQVHVNNDEKTSSVSQDCKIFPATPRITLTDATCLGCFHPVSSDSSEVSEILKQAIWKFNRHSAEPALFKLVEIKEAKRQVVAGWNYIIKYEIEETNCSKEQFQDLTPECKPTSRGRVGKCDAKAYENLHAEIVDIANQCTFPVEDTVLPAICARCPKTIPTDTPELKKLLKVSMEKYNSESNDDFYYKSGEIEAATVQVVAGQNYHLIFAIWKTNCSKKDFDKLNEDCEAASDSAPLACEANIYVTTWENKTFPQVNCSRGRSTTVLVRRPPGFTPFRSFPVLQQPTENSSSDKNEERQRPGKEMRKDGGEEPEGEDRPESHVRRCPGKPWKQITDLPAPSFPREFTNEDLLPSTVENINPATQNSTPENEKLFDLSDALV